Part of the Tribolium castaneum strain GA2 chromosome 4, icTriCast1.1, whole genome shotgun sequence genome is shown below.
ACAATGACTAAGGAAGAATTCACGAAAATGAAACAAGAACTGGAGGCGTAAGCccaactttttgttttttctattttttacattaatttttggtGTAGCGAGTATTTGGCCACGTTTAAGAAAACAGTAGCCATGCATGAAGTGTTCCTCACACGCCTGGCTAGTCATTCTGTGTTTCGGGAAGACCACCACTTACATGTGTTTCTGGAGTATGATCAGGACTTGTGTGCGCGCCCTAAGGGCAAGCTGCAACAACTTGGGGGCATTGTTAAGTCAATCGGCAACACAACCGACCAATACTATCTCAACGCCACGGTGCGAGATGTTAACGACTTCTTCGAGCAACAAATGAACTCCTTAACTGAGTACCACAATCAGCTGAAAGAGGCCACAACAAGGACGGACAAAATGACTGAAAAGCATAAAGGTAATCTTGTTTTCCGCCTCGTGTTCAATgtactattaatttttgtgaaagaaCTTGCCGATAGTTACATAAAAATATCAGGCGGGGTGTTACAACTAGCCAATAATGACCCCGGCCCGCTGGATAAGTTTTTAGCCAAAGTGTCGGACACGTTTGAGAGAGCCAGAGTAAGCTCGTGTTCCAATTGAACAAATTgcaattttcccaattttagAAAGTTGAGAGTAGGGTTGCTAGTGACCAGGATTTGAAACTAGCGGACACTTTACGGTACTACATGAGAGATAGTCAAGCAGCACGTGCGTTGTTGGTTAGACGTTTGAAATGTTTGGTAACTTACGAGAATGCCAATAGGACACTTGAGAAAGCAAGgcataaaaataaagacatcCATGCGGTAAGTTACTTACTTTTTACCGTCTTGAGTAGTTTTAACAGTCAgtgttttaactaattttttactgACATGCTTACACGGTAAAGGCGCCTGAAGTACAAGAGgtatttatgtttatttaatttcttagAGCTAGAGGAATGCTGCATGATACTAATGATTGTgttgttttgttgtttaagGCAGTTGTGAAGgtgttacttttattttagGCTGAAGCAGCACAGTCGCAAGCTTGTGAACAGTTTGAAGCGATTTCAGCACAGGCTAAAGAAGAGTTGTTAGATTTTAAAACACGGAGATTGCATGCGTTTAGAAAAAGGTTTCAGGGTGTAATAAATCGAAATGccttttaattttgtgtttttttcagtttaattGAACTAGCCGAATTGGAAATCAAACACGCTCGAACTCAGCAAGATCTGTTAAAGAAGTCGGTTCAAAGCTTGCGAGAGTTGCTTTAATCTTGGTGATACTTtacgaatttattttgttccaTTACTTTGTCACACattcctttttttaattttttcctaaagGGGAGTGTTTTGCTTTACTATAAACCTGTATTGTTTTTGGTTATATCAAATTCTATTATTATAAAGATATCGTATCATATATTGTATGTTGTttatatttgaataaaaaattgaagttttctAAATGGGTTTTTATTTTCGCTTTGCCCATGTCCATGTCCCAAAAACacctgaaatatttttaaatcagtaACCACCTTACTGATTAGTCTCGCAAATGTCTGAATATGCAATACAACTTACTATTAATACATTGTTGGTAATCTAAGTTTACAATTATGTTTGCAAGCGGAAATAACTAGTTAAAGAATAAATCCTGATCATTTCGTTATAATGATTATatggttaataaaatttaaaaaaatgccaaaagcAAGGTAAAAAGTAATGGTAATAATAAAAGCGAGACTAATCGATCTTTTTTCGAC
Proteins encoded:
- the Snx6 gene encoding sorting nexin-6 isoform X2, with product MTDKSNQEEGNNVPLVDNTLIVDISDALSEKDKVKFTVHTRTTMKNFQKSEFLVVRQHEEFIWLHDRYEEDPKYAGYIIPPPPPRPNFDASREKLQRLGEGEGTMTKEEFTKMKQELEAEYLATFKKTVAMHEVFLTRLASHSVFREDHHLHVFLEYDQDLCARPKGKLQQLGGIVKSIGNTTDQYYLNATVRDVNDFFEQQMNSLTEYHNQLKEATTRTDKMTEKHKELADSYIKISGGVLQLANNDPGPLDKFLAKVSDTFERARKVESRVASDQDLKLADTLRYYMRDSQAARALLVRRLKCLVTYENANRTLEKARHKNKDIHAAEAAQSQACEQFEAISAQAKEELLDFKTRRLHAFRKSLIELAELEIKHARTQQDLLKKSVQSLRELL
- the Snx6 gene encoding sorting nexin-6 isoform X1, coding for MTDKSNQEEGNNVPLVDNTLIVDISDALSEKDKVKFTVHTRTTMKNFQKSEFLVVRQHEEFIWLHDRYEEDPKYAGYIIPPPPPRPNFDASREKLQRLGEGEGTMTKEEFTKMKQELEAEYLATFKKTVAMHEVFLTRLASHSVFREDHHLHVFLEYDQDLCARPKGKLQQLGGIVKSIGNTTDQYYLNATVRDVNDFFEQQMNSLTEYHNQLKEATTRTDKMTEKHKELADSYIKISGGVLQLANNDPGPLDKFLAKVSDTFERARKVESRVASDQDLKLADTLRYYMRDSQAARALLVRRLKCLVTYENANRTLEKARHKNKDIHAAPEVQEAEAAQSQACEQFEAISAQAKEELLDFKTRRLHAFRKSLIELAELEIKHARTQQDLLKKSVQSLRELL